Proteins encoded within one genomic window of Lonchura striata isolate bLonStr1 unplaced genomic scaffold, bLonStr1.mat Scaffold_227, whole genome shotgun sequence:
- the LOC144248655 gene encoding protocadherin beta-15-like — MALARQVLCVSALLSLPPARAEPIRYSVAEEAESGSLVGELAEDAGLTPAQLSARRARLVSEDGRQHFRLERASGRLVVAGRLDREELCGQAATCMLPFELLLSNPLQFFRVEVALDDINDHSPVFPEERVTYKILETSESGSRFPLEEAQDLDIGINNIQAYSIAPRNDYFSVSYGSRITGKKSLELVLEKPLDREKEAELSFSLIAVDGGSPPRSGTTEIHVIVLDVNDNAPVFTQEEYVGKILENMPEGSVVLTVLANDQDAGINGEISYQLSQAVGQGDTTFQINPTTGEIKLTKPLDFEISEHHELRVRATDGGGLSAICKVQVEVVDVNDNAPELVVSSFSSPLPEDTVPGTVVALFSVRDRDSGANGKISCALEDQLSFSLRPAYKNYYELVTVSALDREERPQYILSVTAADAGSPPLTSTQTFSVDISDVNDNAPVFNQTSYTMYVHENNVATVFVGAVSAADADVGLNAKVTYSLAPEQGAERPWCSCISVNSENGHVFVLRPLDYEHLRQTEVTVSASDAGSPPLRANVTVRLVVLDENDNAPLVLYPAQDGSPASSELVPVWAEAGYLVGKVVAVDADSGQNSWLSYHLLRATDPGLFSVAVQSGEVRLRRPVTERDSVKQKLVVLVRDNGKPPLSATAALSALLLKDFSDVRLPHSSPAPEDQDGSLTTYLIISLVFVSLLFLISSAVFVARKACRRKELEAGHVLYGADNVQSGLADAAAAGTLPRAYCYEISLTTGSGNSEFKFLRPILPSLPPQHCALGQGPAEEQDFPCVPVSTEDMAPDNAGTLSAGQLNALSFD; from the coding sequence atGGCGCTCGCAAGGCAAGTGCTTTGTGTCTCTGCTTTGCTGTCGCTGCCGCCCGCTCGCGCCGAGCCCATCCGCTACTCCGTGGCCGAGGAGGCGGAAAGCGGCTCCCTGGTGGGCGAGCTGGCGGAGGACGCGGGGCTGACGCCGGCGCAGCTCTCGGCTCGCCGCGCCCGCCTGGTCTCGGAGGACGGGCGGCAGCATTTTCGCTTGGAGCGCGCCTCCGGCCGCCTCGTCGTGGCGGGGAGGCTGGACCGGGAGGAGCTGTGCGGCCAGGCCGCCACCTGCATGCTCCCCTTcgagctgctgctctccaacCCCCTGCAGTTCTTTCGGGTCGAGGTGGCTCTGGACGATATCAATGACCATTCACCCGTCTTCCCCGAGGAACGAGTCACTTACAAGATCCTGGAAACAAGTGAATCGGGTTCACGTTTCCCGCTGGAGGAGGCTCAGGACCTTGACATTGGCATTAACAACATCCAGGCATACAGCATTGCTCCCAGGAACGACTACTTTAGTGTCTCTTATGGGAGTCGCATTACAGGCAAGAAGTCTCTTGAACTAGTTTTGGAAAAGCCACTAGACAGGGAGAAAGAGGCAGAGCTGAGTTTCAGTCTCATTGCTGTAGATGGGGGCTCTCCTCCCAGAAGTGGCACCACTGAAATTCATGTTATTGTTCTAGATGTAAATGACAATGCTCCTGTCTTCACACAGGAGGAGTACGTAGGAAAGATTCTGGAGAACATGCCAGAAGGCTCTGTGGTTCTGACTGTGCTTGCAAATGACCAGGATGCAGGAATTAATGGAGAAATCTCCTATCAACTCAGCCAGGCAGTGGGACAGGGAGATACAACATTTCAGATTAATCCCACAACTGGAGAAATTAAACTGACAAAACCCCTGGACTTTGAGATCTCAGAGCACCATGAGTTGCGTGTGAGAGCCACAGATGGTGGGGGCCTCTCAGCAATCTGCAAAGTGCAGGTGGAGGTGGTGGATGTGAACGACAATGCCCCAGAGCTGGTGGTCAGTTCCTTCAGCAGTCCCCTTCCTGAGGACACAGTGCCCGGCACGGTGGTTGCCCTGTTCTCAGTCAGGGACCGGGATTCTGGTGCCAACGGGAAGATCTCCTGTGCCCTCGAGGATCAGCTCTCCTTCTCCCTGCGGCCAGCCTATAAGAATTACTATGAGCTGGTGACAGTGAGCGCGCTGGACCGCGAGGAGAGGCCTCAGTACATCCTGAGTGTCACGGCAGCAGATGCGGGGTCACCTCCTCTCACAAGCACCCAGACCTTCAGCGTGGACATCTCCGATGTCAATGACAATGCCCCCGTCTTCAACCAGACCTCCTACACCATGTATGTGCACGAGAACAACGTCGCCACGGTGTTTGTTGGGGCCGTCAGTGCCGCGGATGCTGACGTGGGGCTCAATGCCAAGGTGACCTATTCCCTGGCACCAGAGCAAGGGGCAGAGCGGCCCTGGTGCTCCTGCATCTCTGTGAACTCTGAGAACGGACACGTGTTTGTGCTGCGGCCCCTGGACTATGAGCACTTGAGGCAGACCGAGGTGACGGTCAGTGCCTCTGACGCGGGCTCTCCTCCCCTCAGAGCCAACGTCACCGTCCGCCTGGTCGTGCTGGACGAGAATGACAACGCTCCACTCGTGCTCTACCCGGCCCAGGACGGCAGCCCAGCGTCCAGCGAGCTGGTGCCCGTGTGGGCTGAGGCGGGCTACCTCGTGGGCAAAGTGGTGGCCGTCGATGCCGACTCGGGACAGAACTCCTGGCTCTCCTACCACCTGCTGAGGGCCACCGACCCAGGGCTGTTTTCCGTGGCCGTCCAAAGCGGGGAGGTGCGTCTGAGGAGGCCAGTGACAGAGAGAGACAGCGTGAAGCAGAAGCTGGTTGTCCTGGTCAGGGACAACGGCAAGCCCCCACTGTCAGCCACGGCAGCCCTGAGCGCTCTCCTGCTCAAGGACTTCTCAGACGTGCGCCTccctcacagcagcccagccccagaggATCAGGACGGCTCCCTGACCACCTATTTAATCATTTCCTTGGTCTTTGTctcgctcctcttcctcatctccAGCGCAGTCTTTGTCGCTCGCAAGGCGTGCAGGAGAAAGGAGCTGGAGGCCGGCCATGTGCTTTATGGTGCCGACAACGTGCAGAGCGGCCTGGCCGATGCAGCCGCTGCAGGGACCCTGCCCCGCGCCT